TATCTTTACTGAGGACACTTTTAACGGATGCTTCAGAAATTGCATCAGACATTTCACTCAATATCCCGTCTGACAATTCAGATAATCTTTTGCCGGAAACATCAGAGTTTGGGTCGATTAACTCTTCAAAGATTTCAGCATCTAATCTCTGTTGTGGTGTACCAGCCTTGCTTTCGTTAATTTGTAAGTTACCACTATTATCAACCCATGAAAAGCCCCCCTCATCCATCTCACCACTGTCAACTCTATCATCAATACCCTTAACCATATTTTCTCCATACGCCCCTGTTAGTATTCCAATTGAAAAGCAATGTATCGCACTTCTATCTGATTGTTTAATGTCTATTTCATCTGAGAATATATGATGTGCAAGCCCGTAAGCCATAAGGAAATTCTTTCGGGGCTGGCTCAAACTTGGGTCAATTATAATCGTTTTATCTTCTTCGAAATGATACGCTTCCGCATCAGCGGGTAACAGACCAGCATCCTCAACCACCCTAAGACCCATCTTCTTTACTATTTTGGTCATTACGTCTGGGGAATTCACTAACTTAGAATATTTCATGACATACTCTCCTCAAAAACTCCCCCGCTTCACAGATTCTTGAGGTTCGGTAGTTGAACCCGATCCACGGGGATAAGTTGGTGTAATAATATGAAGCATTTGGATCTACTCTTTTTTATTGATCAGATCCTCATAATAGTCTATTTCTGAAAAAGACCAGTCTTTTCCTGAAATAGACCTTTCTATTTCAGAGCTGCCCGATCACAGAACAGGCCTTACTCCTTTCACATAATACAATAGATGTCCTTGTTTACTAAATTCTCCATTACGGCATCATTTAAGGCTCTATATCGAGTTATCTTGCTGGCCAGATGCTTAACCCTTACCCTCGCTCCTTGCCTGAGCTCACCGTCGAAATCAGTCGTACGGAGACCCTCAATCTTCTTCTGCTGCCAAGCAAGGGCGGCGCGAACCATACCGTACGTTCCAGCAGCGTGAAGATCGGCAAACCAGCCATCAGGACGACCCTTTCTAAATCTGACTGGGATACCATATCTTTCCGCCTGTTCTTTCGCGATGACGATCAAAAAACCTTGATGGCGTTCTACTGCCTGCGCGAGACGCATTCTCATCGGTTGACGTAAGCGTTTCCCAGTGGTGTTGACTTTCCGGGCAAATTGATTTTTCTCTGTAAATTTCATTTCCGAACCTCCTTTTGTTTGTTGTTAAAGAGGTTCGGTTTGGACAGAAATGGACGTTACGCTTCAGAAGCGTCAATCCGATGCCACGTAACTCTTGCGAGAGAAGCGGTTTCAGCCACTGTTTTTTCTGTGTCACAATAGTATCACATATATGACACATATATGACACACTTCTATCCCATTCTGTCCTACTCTGTCCGGTTTGGAAATAAAGAAGGCTTTTCGTTAGATCTCTGAAAAGCCCTTGTAATACAGGTTTTATGCGGTTTTTGAAAGTGGGCCTAAGTGGAATCGAACCACTGACCTCACGCTTATCAGGCGTGCGCTCTGACCGACTGAGCTATAGGCCCTATACATAAAAAGTCCGAGACCTGCCGGTACCTAATTCAAGCAGAGACCCTCGGACTCTAAAATGACAAACATGGTATGTGCGTTTTTAGTCGATAACTGATTGACCTAACATTGAACTCCTTAGAGTTCAAGTCTCCCTAGAAAGGAGGTGATCCAGCCGCACCTTCCGGTACGGCTACCTTGTTACGACTTCGCCCCAGTCATCAATCTCACCTTTGGCGTCTCCCTCCCCGCAAGCGGGGTTGGGCCAGCGACTTCTGGTGCTACCGACTTCCATGGCGTGACGGGCGGTGTGTACAAGGCCCGGGAACGTATTCACCGCGGCATGCTGATCCGCGATTACTAGCGATTCCGACTTCATGGAGTCGAGTTGCAGACTCCAATCCGAACTGGGACCGGCTTTGTGGGATTGGCTCCATCTCGCGATTTTGCGACCCGCTGTACCGGCCATTGTAGCACGTGTGTAGCCCGGGATGTAAGGGACATACTGACTTGACGTCGTCCCCACCTTCCTCCTCGTTGTCCGAGGCAGTCCCCTTAGAGTCCCCAGCTTTACCTGCTGGCAACTAAGGGCAAGGGTTGCGCTCGTTGCGGGACTTAACCCAACATCTCACGACACGAGCTGACGACAGCCATGCACCACCTGTATAGCTACTCCAAAAGGAGGGGTCCTGTTTCCAAGACTTTCACCTATATTTCAAACCCCGGTAAGGTTCTTCGCGTTGCATCGAATTAAACCACATGCTCCACCGCTTGTGCGGGCCCCCGTCAATTTCTTTGAGTTTCAACCTTGCGGTCGTACTCCCCAGGCGGGATACTTAATGCGTTAGCTTCGGCACTGAAAGGGTCAATATTCTCCCAACGCCTAGTATCCATCGTTTACGGCGTGGACTACCAGGGTATCTAATCCTGTTCGCTACCCACGCTTTCGCGCCTCAGCGTCAATGTCGAGCCAGGAAGCCGCCTTCGCCACCGGTGTTCCTCCTGATATCATGGCATTTCACCGCTACACCAGGAATTCCGCTTCCCTCTCTCGAATTCAAGACTGACAGTATCAGACCCATTGATATGGTTGAGCCATATTCTTTAAAACCTGACTTGTCAATCCGCCTACACGCCCTTTACGCCCAATAAATCCGGACAACGCTTGCTCCCCTCGTATTACCGCGGCTGCTGGCACGAAGTTAGCCGGAGCTTTCTATGGAAGGTACCGTCAATACCCTTTACTATTCGTAGGGGGTTTTCTTCCCTCCCAACAGACCTTTACACTCCTCGGAGTCATCATCGGTCACGCGGCGTTGCTGCGTCAATCTTTCGATCATTGCGCAAAATTCCTCACTGCTGCCTCCCTTAGGAGTCTGGGCCGTATCTCAATCCCAGTGTGGCTGGACATCCTCTCAGACCAGCTACTGATCGTAGTCTTGGTAAGCCATTACCTTACCAACAAACTAATCAGGCGCAGGCTCATCTCAAGGTGCTAGGTCCCGAAGGATCCCCAGCTTTAACAACATGCTCCGAAGAGCCCGCTGCATTATTGGGTATTAGCTCCCCTTTCGAGAAGTTATCCCCATCCCTGAGGTAGATTACCTACGTGTTACTCACCCATTCGCCACTTTACTGCACGGAGCAAGCTCCGTGTTTCTCGTTTGACTTGCATGTGTTAGGCACGCCGCCAGCGTTTGTCCTGAGCCAGAATCAAACTCTCCGTTGTTGTTTTTTTACACCTTTGAGTTGTTTTAGGGCTCGTTATCAACGTATAATCCGCACATACCAGTTGTCAAAGATCATTACCTCATCGTATGCGAATTATCGCTTCCAAGAGGTTGCCTCTCATTTCAGAGGCATCAATAAATATAGACAGACTTAGAATTTCAGTCAAGCTATATTTACCAATAAACTATTAAATTTTTAAAGAAATGCTATAACTTTTTATAACTCGAGCAGAAGCCTGTCTTGAGCCGCAAGAACGTTATCTCTTAACTTTTGGGCAGGAGCCAATATATACTCATCAATGAACTCATCTGTATGGCTCGGATCGTGATGAAACAACACTAATTTGTTCACGTTAGCCGCATCAGCGACTTTCACACCTTCTTCATATGTGCTGTGACCCCAACCTTGATGACCGTCCAGATATTCTTCCGGCGTAAATTGTCCGTCATAAACAAGAAGGTCGGCGTCTTGAGCAATTTCAACCAGATTTGGGTCAACGCCTTCCTTCGGATGTTCATTATCCGTGGCATACGTAAACACTTTACCGTTGTGCTCTACTCTAAAACCGAGGCATTCGCCCGGATGTGAAAGATGAGTCGAGCTGACAACCGTATCTCCAATAGTAATCTTATCGCCATTAATCTCAACGACTTCAACCTGAGATGGTAAGTGGTCAAACGGAACAGGGAAGTATATATCTCCCATCAAGACTTTTAGTTTATCGTAAAACTTTGAATTCTCGTATCTTCTACCGTATAGAACCACCTTGTTTTTCTTTTCGAAAAGAGGTTTAAAAAATGGCAAGCCCTGCGTGTGGTCCCAATGTAAATGAGAAAAAAATATGTGAAGTTCCAGCGGTTCATCGGGATAATTACTTGAAAGCCGGTCGCCGAGATTACGAATTCCCGTTCCTGAATCAAAAATAATTTTGTATTTCTCAGACGTTTGAACTTCCACACATGGAGTATTCCCGCCATATCTGAGAAATCCCTGTTCAGGAATCGGAGTGCTTCCACGTACACCCCAAAATTTAACACGCATACGTTTTCCTCAATTGAAATATGAACTTAAGGTGTTAAGATAATAATAGTTTATGATAAATACAAATTATTGATTAATACAATAAATAAGAAATTATTTCAGCAAAATCATCTTCTTTGCTTGAACAAAATTAGCTGCTTGTAGTCGGTAGAAGTACATTCCTGATGCCACTTTTGAGGCGTCCCAAACTATTTGGTGCCTTCCTGCGCTCTGAATCCCATCAAATAGATTAGCTACCTGCTCACCTCTCAGATTGTAGACTACAAGTGAGACCTTACCACTAACCGGAAGTGAAAACTCAATTGTAGTTTCCGGATTGAATGGATTAGGAAAATTCTGTTCTAATTCCATCGACACGGGAATCGTTTTCTCTTCATCCGAAACGGCTAAAATTGACAGATCATGTGCTAAATGATAATAAACATGTTTGCCTTGCTGGTCGCCGAGCGGTTCTTCCACATCTACCATATACACCATATGTAATGTTTCGAATCCGTTGTCGCCGGTTTCAACTGTAGGCGATCCCTGAATTTTGGTTTCGTTGATACCGGGCGAGTTGGTTATATTTTCCGGCTCTGTCCAGGTGGCCCCCAAGTCACTTGAAATACTCAGGAACAAATCGCTTGCAATCATTCCACCCTTTATAGTATCACTTATGCTTGTGCCTGCTGAATATACCAATGCAAGTAAACCTGAAGGCGTTACAAATGGCTGGGTTAGTCCGCATCCTATTTCGCATGTTTCGTTGGAACTGAGTTCGAAATCGAGTGTGTCAATGACGTGAAGAGTCCATTTACCCTTTTCCAAACCAATATGACTAATAAGAGATTTTTGTCGGTTCAGGGTTTCTATAATATTCACGAAAAAATGTACTCTTCCAAAAGGATCTATAATCATACTTGTCGTCCACGCTGAAATAAAAGCATCAGCATCAAAACTTTGAGCCGGAAACCCAACAATATTTTCTTCTTCTATCAATACAGGAGATCCCCATGTCGCTCCGTTATCAGAAGATAATTTATAGATAAGGTTTCTATCCGGAAACCTGGGCGAAGAAGACGAATCATCCATATCCCAAGCTCCGCCCACTGCCACATGATTTCCACGAACGTAGTTATAGGCTGTATGGTTAAATACTGAAGCAACCTCCGCGCTGCCGGGTACTTCAACCGGAAATATGCTGGCATCTAAGTTCGGCTCTACCACCGAAATATTAGAAACGTCTGCTTCATATACGATATAATAATCCTCTCCTCTGGTAAAACTGATGAATGATGTGAAGACTTTATTGCCGCTTGTAATTACGGGGGATGCCACATACAGGTCGGGATATGGCGCTATGCTATGGAAGTCCACCCAATTCCAAAATGATTCGTCATACTTCATTGCATTATATAACAATATCGGATCACCACCAAATTCTCCACCTCCTCCAACTTCTTCACTGTAGAAAATTATCGGTACGTCTATTCCATCAATATTTGCTCCTGAAACTATACTGGGAAACTGCGCTTCAAAGTTATG
Above is a window of Candidatus Neomarinimicrobiota bacterium DNA encoding:
- a CDS encoding ImmA/IrrE family metallo-endopeptidase, whose product is MKYSKLVNSPDVMTKIVKKMGLRVVEDAGLLPADAEAYHFEEDKTIIIDPSLSQPRKNFLMAYGLAHHIFSDEIDIKQSDRSAIHCFSIGILTGAYGENMVKGIDDRVDSGEMDEGGFSWVDNSGNLQINESKAGTPQQRLDAEIFEELIDPNSDVSGKRLSELSDGILSEMSDAISEASVKSVLSKDKNRTPEELNEIKKMILENGQIMHEVDSLKEVLQKLGFGESDIEKFIKIVGE
- a CDS encoding MBL fold metallo-hydrolase, with the translated sequence MRVKFWGVRGSTPIPEQGFLRYGGNTPCVEVQTSEKYKIIFDSGTGIRNLGDRLSSNYPDEPLELHIFFSHLHWDHTQGLPFFKPLFEKKNKVVLYGRRYENSKFYDKLKVLMGDIYFPVPFDHLPSQVEVVEINGDKITIGDTVVSSTHLSHPGECLGFRVEHNGKVFTYATDNEHPKEGVDPNLVEIAQDADLLVYDGQFTPEEYLDGHQGWGHSTYEEGVKVADAANVNKLVLFHHDPSHTDEFIDEYILAPAQKLRDNVLAAQDRLLLEL
- a CDS encoding T9SS type A sorting domain-containing protein; translated protein: MIDTTGNILSMFYGGLNPLMYNVETGALIFTGRILSDNKAGPKILGFGYSDDSGESWFVQNDLNEPDNHNFEAQFPSIVSGANIDGIDVPIIFYSEEVGGGGEFGGDPILLYNAMKYDESFWNWVDFHSIAPYPDLYVASPVITSGNKVFTSFISFTRGEDYYIVYEADVSNISVVEPNLDASIFPVEVPGSAEVASVFNHTAYNYVRGNHVAVGGAWDMDDSSSSPRFPDRNLIYKLSSDNGATWGSPVLIEEENIVGFPAQSFDADAFISAWTTSMIIDPFGRVHFFVNIIETLNRQKSLISHIGLEKGKWTLHVIDTLDFELSSNETCEIGCGLTQPFVTPSGLLALVYSAGTSISDTIKGGMIASDLFLSISSDLGATWTEPENITNSPGINETKIQGSPTVETGDNGFETLHMVYMVDVEEPLGDQQGKHVYYHLAHDLSILAVSDEEKTIPVSMELEQNFPNPFNPETTIEFSLPVSGKVSLVVYNLRGEQVANLFDGIQSAGRHQIVWDASKVASGMYFYRLQAANFVQAKKMILLK